The Nocardioides humi genome includes a region encoding these proteins:
- a CDS encoding DUF5995 family protein → MTVLTRLLAAVVLPSLLALGVLAALPTPAASAAAYDDDPDPLRGLLLPPLDGVVALLAPIPVPATPYTGDVCASGADACIDDVVARMETRLERLTGECSHSAIFSLAYLRVTENVRDAVRSGYFDDRAWLNRVDAVFAELYFDVTGRWEAGDRTGIPAAWRIALQAEDDRAMSGLGNFLLAMNAHINRDFPHVLATVGLAGPDGSHKRDHNRYNNRLDSLYAPVFAEEATRFDPTFDDIDAGTAEEAVAGVVMRGWREMVWRHAEALVLARTPAARRLVEREIELYAALQAQLIRAVFVAGPAQRDAWCAAHG, encoded by the coding sequence GTGACCGTCCTCACCCGGCTGCTCGCCGCCGTCGTCCTGCCCAGTCTGCTCGCGCTCGGCGTGCTGGCGGCGCTGCCGACCCCTGCCGCCTCCGCCGCGGCGTACGACGACGACCCGGACCCGCTGCGCGGCCTGCTCCTGCCGCCGCTGGACGGCGTGGTGGCCCTGTTGGCGCCGATCCCGGTGCCGGCGACGCCGTACACGGGCGATGTCTGCGCCAGCGGCGCCGATGCCTGCATCGACGACGTGGTCGCCCGGATGGAGACCCGGCTCGAGCGGCTCACGGGCGAGTGCTCGCACAGCGCGATCTTCTCGCTGGCGTACCTGCGGGTGACCGAGAACGTCCGCGACGCGGTGCGCAGCGGGTACTTCGACGACCGCGCCTGGCTGAACCGGGTCGACGCGGTGTTCGCGGAGCTGTACTTCGACGTCACCGGCCGCTGGGAGGCGGGCGACCGGACGGGCATCCCGGCCGCGTGGCGGATCGCGCTGCAGGCCGAGGACGACCGGGCGATGAGCGGGCTGGGCAACTTCCTGCTGGCGATGAACGCCCACATCAACCGCGACTTCCCCCACGTCCTCGCCACCGTCGGCCTCGCCGGCCCGGACGGGAGCCACAAGAGGGACCACAACCGCTACAACAACCGTCTCGACAGCCTCTACGCACCGGTGTTCGCCGAGGAGGCGACCCGCTTCGACCCGACCTTCGACGACATCGACGCCGGCACCGCCGAGGAGGCCGTCGCCGGCGTCGTCATGCGCGGCTGGCGGGAGATGGTGTGGCGGCACGCCGAGGCGTTGGTGCTCGCGAGGACCCCCGCCGCGCGCAGGCTCGTGGAGAGGGAGATCGAGCTGTACGCCGCGCTCCAGGCCCAGCTGATCCGCGCCGTGTTCGTGGCCGGGCCGGCCCAGCGCGACGCCTGGTGCGCCGCCCACGGCTGA
- the msrA gene encoding peptide-methionine (S)-S-oxide reductase MsrA, with the protein MFSRRKTDLVDPAEALPGRTTPAYSLPTLHEVLHTPLVTDDVPDGLEVAIFGLGCFWGAEEIYWQVPGVWSTSVGYAGGTTPNPTYEEVCSGRTGHTEAVRVVFDPAKVAYADLVKQFFEVHDPTQGMRQGNDVGSQYRSAIYYTTPEQEQTARELTKVYGDEISRRGYGEITTEIEPAGAYYYAEPHHQQYLHKVPHGYRCHANTGVPFPA; encoded by the coding sequence ATGTTCTCCCGCCGCAAGACCGACCTGGTCGACCCCGCCGAGGCGCTGCCCGGCCGCACCACCCCGGCGTACTCCCTCCCGACGCTGCACGAGGTCCTGCACACGCCGCTCGTCACCGACGACGTCCCCGACGGCCTGGAGGTCGCGATCTTCGGCCTCGGCTGCTTCTGGGGCGCCGAGGAGATCTACTGGCAGGTGCCCGGCGTGTGGTCGACCTCGGTCGGGTACGCCGGCGGCACCACCCCGAACCCGACGTACGAGGAGGTCTGCAGCGGTCGCACCGGCCACACCGAGGCCGTCCGCGTCGTCTTCGACCCGGCGAAGGTCGCCTACGCCGACCTGGTCAAGCAGTTCTTCGAGGTCCACGACCCCACCCAGGGCATGCGCCAGGGCAATGACGTCGGCAGCCAGTACCGCTCCGCGATCTACTACACGACGCCCGAGCAGGAGCAGACCGCCCGCGAGCTGACCAAGGTGTACGGCGACGAGATCTCCCGCCGCGGCTACGGCGAGATCACCACCGAGATCGAGCCCGCCGGCGCGTACTACTACGCCGAGCCGCATCACCAGCAGTACCTCCACAAGGTGCCGCACGGGTACCGCTGCCACGCCAACACGGGCGTCCCGTTCCCGGCCTGA
- a CDS encoding alpha/beta fold hydrolase: MEFTPSSVQLPEGRLRYRVVGPEDGDLPAVVFVHGFLVDGRLWDAVARSLAEQGMRCYLPDLPLGSHVEPVGHPATLSPLGVARLVRALLAELDLADVTLVGNDSGGAICQFLLDDDPSRVGRLVLTNCDAHDIFPPFPFNVLLRLARSPRVARALVAPLRWRLLRHSPLGFGLLARDPDAALTASWLEPARTRAPIRDEAATFLRAVDPAELARVTPRMSRYDGPVTLVWGMADRCFTPAFGRRLAAAFPDPRFVEVPGARTFVSLDAPDAVAREVVAVLDR; this comes from the coding sequence ATGGAGTTCACCCCGTCGTCCGTGCAGCTGCCGGAGGGGCGGCTGCGGTACCGCGTCGTCGGGCCCGAGGACGGCGACCTCCCGGCGGTCGTGTTCGTGCACGGCTTCCTCGTCGACGGCCGGCTCTGGGACGCCGTGGCCCGCTCGCTGGCCGAGCAGGGCATGCGGTGCTATCTCCCCGACCTCCCGCTCGGCTCCCACGTCGAGCCGGTCGGCCACCCGGCGACCCTCTCGCCCCTCGGCGTCGCCCGCCTGGTCCGTGCGCTCCTCGCGGAGCTCGACCTGGCCGACGTGACGCTCGTCGGCAACGACAGCGGGGGCGCGATCTGTCAGTTCCTCCTCGACGACGACCCGAGCCGGGTCGGCCGTCTCGTGCTCACCAATTGCGACGCCCACGACATCTTCCCGCCGTTCCCGTTCAACGTGCTCCTCCGGCTCGCCCGCTCGCCTCGCGTCGCCCGCGCCCTCGTCGCCCCCCTGCGCTGGCGCCTCCTGCGACACTCGCCGCTCGGCTTCGGCCTGCTCGCCCGCGATCCCGATGCCGCGCTCACCGCCTCCTGGCTCGAGCCCGCGCGCACCCGGGCGCCGATCCGCGACGAGGCCGCCACCTTCCTCCGCGCGGTCGATCCCGCCGAGCTCGCGCGGGTGACTCCCCGGATGAGCCGGTACGACGGACCGGTCACCCTCGTCTGGGGGATGGCCGACCGCTGCTTCACCCCGGCCTTCGGCCGGCGCCTCGCCGCCGCCTTCCCCGACCCCCGCTTCGTCGAGGTCCCCGGCGCCCGCACCTTCGTCTCGCTCGACGCGCCCGATGCGGTGGCGCGGGAGGTCGTCGCGGTCCTCGACCGCTGA
- a CDS encoding ABC1 kinase family protein, whose protein sequence is MADLPRKAAARTARLAALPLGYAGRTAVGFGKRLGGAPAEAVMSEIQQRTAEQLFRTLGELKGGAMKFGQALSVLESALPEEMAAPYREQLTRLQDSAPPMPTQTVRDILTEDLGADWKERLVWLDGAPTAAASIGQVHEGTWYDGRRVAVKVQYPNAGDALMADLRTLARAARAIGPLIPGVDMKPLVEEVQARAREELDYDLEAEAQREFAQAFRDDPDIVVPDVVAVGPRVLVTEWLDSAGSLATIIADGSQAERDHYGEIFTRFLFSGPARTGLLHADPHPGNFRVIPNDDGTPGRMGVLDYGAVARLPQRGLPEPMGRLITLCAAGDGDALIEGLREEGFLKDRIRIEPQLLMDYLSPFVDPTLVERFRFSREWMREQFQRINNPKDPAYTVSIKLNLPPSYVLIHRTWLGGVGVLSQLEAEAPFRAIMEEFLPGFTPQR, encoded by the coding sequence ATGGCTGACCTCCCCCGGAAGGCCGCGGCGCGCACGGCGCGGCTCGCGGCGCTCCCCCTCGGGTACGCCGGCCGCACGGCCGTCGGCTTCGGCAAGCGGCTCGGCGGGGCGCCGGCGGAGGCGGTGATGAGCGAGATCCAGCAGCGGACGGCCGAGCAGCTGTTCCGGACCCTGGGCGAGCTCAAGGGCGGGGCGATGAAGTTCGGGCAGGCGCTGTCGGTGCTCGAGTCGGCGCTGCCGGAGGAGATGGCGGCGCCGTACCGCGAGCAGCTCACGAGGCTCCAGGACTCCGCGCCACCGATGCCGACCCAGACGGTGCGCGACATCCTCACCGAGGACCTCGGCGCGGACTGGAAGGAGCGGCTGGTCTGGCTCGACGGGGCACCGACGGCGGCGGCGAGCATCGGGCAGGTCCACGAGGGCACCTGGTACGACGGCCGGCGGGTCGCGGTGAAGGTGCAGTACCCGAACGCGGGCGACGCCCTCATGGCCGACCTGCGCACCCTGGCCCGGGCGGCGCGCGCGATCGGCCCGCTCATCCCGGGTGTCGACATGAAGCCGCTGGTCGAGGAGGTCCAGGCGCGGGCGCGCGAGGAGCTCGACTACGACCTCGAGGCCGAGGCGCAGCGCGAGTTCGCGCAGGCCTTCCGCGACGACCCGGACATCGTCGTACCGGACGTGGTGGCGGTCGGTCCCCGCGTGCTGGTCACCGAGTGGCTGGACTCGGCGGGCTCGCTGGCCACGATCATCGCCGACGGCTCGCAGGCCGAGCGCGACCACTACGGCGAGATCTTCACCCGGTTCCTGTTCTCCGGGCCGGCCCGCACCGGCCTGCTCCACGCCGACCCGCACCCCGGCAACTTCCGCGTCATCCCGAACGACGACGGCACGCCCGGCCGGATGGGGGTCCTCGACTACGGCGCCGTGGCCCGGCTCCCCCAGCGCGGCCTGCCCGAGCCGATGGGCCGGCTGATCACGCTGTGCGCCGCCGGCGACGGGGACGCGCTGATCGAGGGGCTGCGCGAGGAGGGCTTCCTCAAGGACCGGATCCGGATCGAGCCGCAGCTGCTCATGGACTACCTCTCGCCGTTCGTCGACCCGACCCTGGTCGAGCGGTTCCGGTTCAGCCGGGAGTGGATGCGCGAGCAGTTCCAGCGGATCAACAACCCGAAGGACCCGGCGTACACGGTGAGCATCAAGCTCAACCTGCCCCCGTCGTACGTCCTCATCCACCGCACCTGGCTCGGCGGCGTCGGCGTGCTCAGCCAGCTCGAGGCGGAGGCGCCGTTCCGCGCGATCATGGAGGAGTTCCTGCCGGGCTTCACGCCGCAGCGGTGA
- a CDS encoding pyridoxamine 5'-phosphate oxidase family protein, translated as MSIPVDPADLRQALADFGSGYLLTTSSPQVKVVTVDPVAGADGVLRVAGPGRGTLRNLAENPAVTLVFPPRERHGYTLLVDGTAVVERDSDVVVTAATAVLHRPAAHADGPLPPDGCGHDCAPVSG; from the coding sequence ATGAGCATCCCGGTCGATCCCGCCGACCTGCGCCAGGCCCTGGCCGACTTCGGCAGCGGCTACCTGCTGACCACCTCCTCGCCGCAGGTGAAGGTGGTCACCGTCGACCCGGTCGCCGGCGCCGACGGCGTCCTCCGGGTCGCCGGCCCGGGGAGGGGCACGCTGCGCAATCTCGCCGAGAACCCCGCCGTCACGCTGGTCTTCCCGCCGCGCGAGCGACACGGCTACACCCTCCTCGTCGACGGCACCGCCGTCGTGGAGCGTGACTCCGACGTCGTCGTCACCGCCGCCACGGCGGTGCTGCACCGGCCGGCCGCCCACGCCGACGGCCCGCTCCCGCCCGACGGCTGCGGCCACGACTGCGCGCCCGTCTCGGGATGA
- a CDS encoding TSUP family transporter: MGDLSLAVVGLLALAALTAGFVDAVVGGGGLVQLPALLLGLPGASPVQVLATNKIASICGTAASSVTYYRRIGPDPRTFVPLMALALAGAFSGALLASRIPRDAFEPIVLVALVVVGGYVVRRPQLGEQTALRFAGHRHTAAAMSVGFVIGFYDGVLGPGTGSFLVFALVGLMGYDFLQASAKAKLANLATNLGALLLFVPSGAVLWDVGLMMGACNLLGGYLGARTAVARGSRFVRVFFIVVVSAFVVRIGGGVLGVW; this comes from the coding sequence ATGGGTGATCTCAGCCTGGCCGTCGTCGGGCTCCTCGCGCTCGCCGCGCTGACGGCGGGCTTCGTCGACGCCGTGGTCGGCGGGGGCGGGCTGGTGCAGCTGCCGGCGCTGCTGCTCGGCCTGCCCGGCGCGAGCCCGGTGCAGGTGCTCGCGACCAACAAGATCGCCTCGATCTGCGGTACGGCCGCCAGCTCGGTCACCTACTACCGCCGCATCGGTCCCGACCCGCGCACCTTCGTCCCGCTCATGGCGCTCGCGCTCGCCGGGGCGTTCTCCGGGGCCCTGCTCGCGTCCCGGATCCCGCGCGACGCGTTCGAGCCGATCGTGCTGGTCGCCCTGGTCGTCGTGGGCGGGTACGTCGTGCGGCGGCCCCAGCTGGGGGAGCAGACCGCCCTGCGGTTCGCCGGCCACCGGCACACCGCGGCCGCCATGTCCGTCGGCTTCGTGATCGGCTTCTACGACGGCGTCCTCGGCCCCGGCACCGGCAGCTTCCTGGTGTTCGCCCTCGTCGGCCTGATGGGCTACGACTTCCTCCAGGCCTCGGCGAAGGCGAAGCTCGCCAATCTCGCCACCAACCTCGGCGCGCTGCTGCTCTTCGTGCCCAGCGGTGCCGTGCTGTGGGACGTCGGGCTGATGATGGGCGCCTGCAACCTGCTCGGCGGCTATCTCGGCGCCCGGACCGCCGTCGCCCGCGGCTCCCGGTTCGTGCGGGTGTTCTTCATCGTGGTGGTGAGCGCCTTCGTGGTCCGGATCGGCGGCGGTGTGCTCGGCGTCTGGTGA
- a CDS encoding alpha/beta hydrolase, translated as MTTTITLPAPVPACRALGCTPAGAQDLATDLRAVAVAVKNVQGWATSVAAPEWEGDTAEAHDHAATRFAVRLDAGEAALDRAVTAADRFEERLADLFDRREEINEDRAEVNEAIDTLRTEIAAATDDSRLEEFQRRAERLTTRAEALQVRIDTWGSDEDDAEADFIAALQAVDSVAEGEQAAADPDRPDVPALTGRLRGLLGDPVALGAWWRTLSRAEQEALTTEHPELVGNADGLPITDRDEANRGALGRDIDYYTQRKEDGQLTGAEKRILENATYVRDALDEYRDRYDPDTGAALTNLIVYHPAMHSGDGGVAISFGNPDTADHVSVNVPGLTTETSSTSGNLAKTLALHQAALAEEQGSVASVYWADYDAPSGNPLNPFDPLGQLDFGGVALTDKAEAGGERFADFIDGIRASDQGAPAHLTAIGHSYGSTTVGHALQDGLPVDDAVLIGSPGQPTPTAAELTDADVWVGSMDHDPVTLLGTGDRGGIGALGHDPADVDFGGTRFATGDGELRVEKLLDNHSSYFKGTSLDNMAHIVTGNDGEVTQQPPRGADGGEYLTLPELLTAATGASAGHALIEAGTWLWEHSRWGAIL; from the coding sequence ATGACCACCACCATCACGCTGCCGGCCCCCGTGCCGGCCTGCCGCGCGCTCGGGTGCACCCCCGCCGGCGCCCAGGACCTCGCCACCGACCTGCGGGCGGTCGCCGTCGCGGTCAAGAACGTCCAGGGCTGGGCGACGTCCGTCGCGGCGCCCGAGTGGGAGGGCGACACCGCGGAGGCCCACGACCACGCGGCGACCCGGTTCGCCGTACGACTCGACGCCGGCGAGGCCGCGCTCGACCGTGCGGTGACCGCCGCCGACCGCTTCGAGGAGCGCCTCGCCGACCTCTTCGACCGGCGCGAGGAGATCAACGAGGACCGGGCCGAGGTCAACGAGGCCATCGACACCCTGCGCACCGAGATCGCGGCGGCCACCGACGACAGCCGGCTCGAGGAGTTCCAGCGCCGTGCCGAGCGGCTGACCACCCGGGCAGAGGCGCTCCAGGTGCGGATCGACACGTGGGGGAGCGACGAGGACGACGCCGAGGCCGACTTCATCGCCGCGCTGCAGGCCGTCGACAGCGTCGCCGAGGGTGAGCAGGCCGCCGCCGACCCGGACCGCCCCGACGTCCCTGCGCTGACCGGACGGCTGCGTGGGCTGCTGGGCGATCCGGTCGCCCTCGGCGCCTGGTGGCGGACGCTGAGCCGCGCCGAGCAGGAGGCGCTCACGACCGAGCACCCCGAGCTGGTCGGCAACGCCGACGGCCTGCCGATCACCGACCGCGACGAGGCCAACCGCGGTGCGCTCGGCCGCGACATCGACTACTACACACAGCGCAAGGAGGACGGCCAGCTCACCGGCGCCGAGAAGCGGATCCTCGAGAACGCGACCTACGTCCGCGACGCCCTCGACGAGTACCGCGACCGCTACGACCCCGACACCGGGGCGGCCCTCACCAACCTGATCGTCTACCACCCCGCGATGCACTCCGGGGACGGCGGTGTCGCGATCAGCTTCGGCAACCCCGACACCGCCGACCACGTGTCGGTCAACGTCCCCGGCCTGACCACGGAGACGTCCAGCACGTCGGGCAACCTCGCCAAGACCCTGGCGCTGCACCAGGCCGCCCTGGCCGAGGAGCAGGGCAGCGTCGCCTCCGTCTACTGGGCCGACTACGACGCGCCGAGCGGCAACCCGCTCAACCCGTTCGACCCGCTCGGGCAGCTCGACTTCGGCGGCGTGGCGCTCACCGACAAGGCGGAGGCGGGCGGCGAGCGCTTCGCCGACTTCATCGACGGCATCCGCGCCTCCGACCAGGGAGCTCCCGCCCACCTCACCGCGATCGGCCACAGCTACGGCTCCACCACCGTCGGCCACGCACTGCAGGACGGCCTCCCCGTCGACGACGCGGTCCTCATCGGCAGCCCCGGCCAGCCGACCCCCACCGCGGCCGAGCTCACCGACGCCGACGTGTGGGTCGGCTCGATGGACCACGACCCCGTGACCCTGCTCGGCACGGGCGACCGCGGCGGCATCGGCGCGCTCGGTCACGACCCCGCGGACGTCGACTTCGGCGGCACCCGGTTCGCGACCGGTGACGGCGAGCTGCGGGTCGAGAAGCTGCTCGACAACCACTCGTCGTACTTCAAGGGGACCTCGCTCGACAACATGGCCCACATCGTCACCGGCAACGACGGCGAGGTGACCCAGCAGCCGCCACGGGGCGCCGACGGTGGGGAGTACCTCACCCTCCCCGAGCTGCTGACCGCCGCCACCGGCGCCAGCGCCGGCCACGCCCTCATCGAGGCCGGCACGTGGCTGTGGGAGCACTCGCGGTGGGGTGCGATCCTGTGA